One window from the genome of Cherax quadricarinatus isolate ZL_2023a chromosome 14, ASM3850222v1, whole genome shotgun sequence encodes:
- the LOC128695155 gene encoding monocarboxylate transporter 1 isoform X2, whose protein sequence is MVDTVGQCFGIIFSTFLSELQTPSTITALIFNMFGFTWCMTGPVLGPLVSEFGWRKVTFVSSIMLSFSTIASAFVPSPWALLFTYSFLGGIGCGILSNISYTIVPYYFRKRRGLANGIIMSWDCGGQLLGPPLIYFLQSEYAFSGATLILGGIVLHCCLGAAVFHPIEWHLKSQGCETENIGKVHERVGESCHSSGRPPKFSKCQWEILTGLIHSSIADLCILRSARAVIIATSAALIFNGYLNFLAFVPFAMQDSGFSLENAAWCVSVSAICNMLTRIIVSTLSDTRFFNFRTCYLMGSLTITITMIAFIHVRDIMWVTVVMGVWGCGVGAFMSIFNLVMVHYMGLKNFMAMLGATMLCIAGGYLTIGPFIGYIHDVTGRYEITTCVLASTVFCSFFLWLFMPAASTYDTRRSVVENVI, encoded by the exons ATGGTTGATACAGTTGGGCAGTGCTTTGGAATTATATTCTCCACCTTCTTAAGTGAGCTACAGACGCCCTCCACTATCACCGCCTTGATCTTCAACATGTTTGGCTTCACTTGGTGCATGACTGGGCCAGTCTTGGGACCGTTGGTGTCTGAGTTTGGCTGGAGGAAGGTGACCTTTGTGTCATCCATCATGCTCTCcttctctaccattgcctcagcCTTCGTCCCCTCTCCCTGGGCCCTCCTCTTCACCTATTCTTTTCTAGGAG GAATTGGCTGCGGTATATTATCAAACATCAGCTACACGATTGTGCCTTACTACTTCAGAAAGCGGAGAGGATTAGCCAATGGCATCATAATGTCCTGGGATTGTGGAGGCCAGCTGCTGGGACCTCCATTGATTTATTTTTTACAATCTGAGTATGCCTTTTCAGGCGCCACCCTCATACTTGGCGGTATAGTCCTCCACTGTTGTTTGGGGGCAGCAGTCTTCCATCCCATTGAATGGCACTTAAAATCTCAAGGTTGTGAAACCGAAAACATAGGAAAGGTTCATGAAAGAGTTGGTGAGAGTTGCCACAGCTCAGGTCGTCCACCCAAGTTTTCAAAATGTCAGTGGGAAATCTTGACAGGCTTGATTCATTCCAGTATTGCTGACCTGTGTATCCTTAGGTCGGCAAGGGCGGTCATCATAGCTACGAGTGCTGCTCTTATTTTCAATGGATACCTAAATTTTCTGGCCTTCGTCCCCTTTGCAATGCAAGATTCTGGCTTCAGTCTGGAAAATGCTGCATGGTGTGTTTCTGTGTCCGCAATATGCAACATGTTAACACGGATTATTGTCTCTACACTCTCCGATACTCGTTTCTTCAATTTTCGAACATGCTACCTTATGGGTAGCttaactatcaccatcactatgatTG CCTTCATTCATGTGCGGGACATCATgtgggtgacggtggtgatgggcGTGTGGGGCTGTGGCGTGGGCGCCTTCATGAGTATTTTCAACTTGGTTATGGTTCACTACATGGGCCTCAAAAACTTTATGGCAATGCTCGGGGCCACTATGTTGTGTATTGCTGGAGGATACCTCACAATTGGCCCTTTCATtg GGTACATACATGATGTCACCGGGAGGTACGAAATTACTACGTGTGTATTAGCCTCCACAGTATTTTGCAGCTTCTTCCTCTGGTTATTCATGCCTGCTGCTTCAACTTACGATACCCGGAGGAGTGTTGTGGAAAACGTGATTTAG